A stretch of Tissierellales bacterium DNA encodes these proteins:
- a CDS encoding F0F1 ATP synthase subunit epsilon translates to MSTKFNLKVVTPYRNFYEGEVEKIVVQGAEGEMAVLADHIPMVTPLAIGKLVIINDDKKEPATLAGGFMQIADGKVVIVAEAAEWPHEIDVKRAEDAKNRAEGRLKDGGEETDSKRANESLKKARVRLDVAEEKK, encoded by the coding sequence GTGTCGACCAAATTCAATTTAAAAGTTGTAACACCCTATCGAAACTTCTACGAAGGTGAAGTAGAAAAAATCGTTGTTCAGGGAGCAGAAGGAGAGATGGCTGTATTAGCAGATCATATCCCTATGGTAACTCCATTAGCTATTGGTAAATTGGTCATTATTAATGATGACAAAAAAGAACCAGCTACACTAGCAGGCGGTTTTATGCAGATTGCCGACGGTAAGGTAGTTATTGTTGCCGAAGCTGCAGAGTGGCCACATGAAATAGATGTAAAAAGAGCTGAAGATGCGAAAAATCGCGCTGAAGGTCGTCTAAAAGATGGTGGCGAAGAAACAGACTCTAAGAGAGCAAACGAATCTTTGAAAAAAGCAAGAGTTCGATTGGATGTTGCAGAAGAAAAGAAGTAA